TCAGCACAGAACCCGACCCGGCCGGGCGTTGCACCGCCGCGGCCGGGATCCTACATTTTCTCACACTGCCGAGAGTCTCTCACTCGGGCTCCGTGGCTACACCAAGTGAGCGATATAACTTATAGTTTATCGTGCCTACCCTGATTTGTTCTCTGAACATCTTATTATTATCCAATGTAATAGATACTAGCACCTCCATGGTCCGATATGAGATATTCTGGTGACTGGATGACCCTCGTCGACGATCGTATTCTAGAATATCTTCACGAGAATGAGACAGGCTCCCCGAAGAAGATGAAAGACGAAGGTCCAATTCGATATTCCGACGCGTACATCGGTAGACGCTGTAAGCGCTTGGCGGAGGAAGGGCTTGTCCGACATCTAGGCAACGCCGTGTATACGATTACTGACGACGGTGAGGCCTATCTAGACGGTCGGCTCGACACCGAAGACTGGCGCTACATTGAGGACGACGCCGACGACGTAAGCGTGGACAGCACGACCGATCGGGAGCCCGGAAACTCGCCCGCAAACGGAGGGCCGATGTGATGCGGTTGTCTGCCCCGTGGATGGAGCAGGTCGACGAACGGATCCTCGAACGCCTCGCTGAGCGCGACCGCGACGCGTGGGAGCTAGCGATCGACCTCGACGGCGCCGTCTCTGCCGGACGTGTGAGAGAGCGCCTCCACGTCCTCGCTGATGTCGAGTTTGTTGAGCCCTACGAGCGGCAGATAACCGAGGATCGGTCGGAGAAGTACTGGTCGATCTCGACGTGGGGGACGCTCTACCTCGCCGGTGAAGTCGATCCGAACCTCGACATACCGACACCGAGTCCGCGGCCTAGTTATGCGACGCGACCAGGAGAGTGGGCGGGGTTTTGACAAAACGTGACTCTCAATAGTACCGCAGTTGCGTTTCGAATCTTAGAGATTGTCTCGTTGTTACTTCCGTTAGTATTAATTCTTTTTCAGATCACCATTAGAAATCATCTGGAAGATAGAGTCAAAACTCTCGACTTTTCTCAGGTCGCAATTCTCCTATCGATAGGGAGCGCAGTAGTACTACTGGTAGTTGCTGGAATCGACGCGATCAATCTGTTATTAGGAAAGCAGTATTCTGAGCAATTGGGCCGTAGCCTCAAGTTTATTCGACTAGCACTCTGGGTGCTTATTTTGCCTATCGCTCTTTTCTTACTTTCTGCTATTTTTGACGTTTACCGTCAATCAGACCATGAAAACATGACCGATTGGGTACGTCAGATTTTGAGTACCAAGCCCTCTTTTTCAGAATCCCAGACAGATACAGACGAACAAAACGAAGGATCGTAAACAGGCAAATGAGACCAATTTAGACACCACATCTTTTGAAGACCAGCCGGGTAACTCTCCGGTATCGTGGGAACCTTGAGAATTACTGGTTGATCGCAACGCGTGGCTTCGGACACCCTGTAATTTCGTTGGTGTCAATTTTATTCGCCTGTCTTCCGCCCCTCGACAGATGTATGCGATGCCTCCCAGTTGGTGGTGGGACTCAAGTCATCCTCTAAACGAGACTCGGAACAGCGTGACAACAATCCGAACAAATTAGTACCGATAATTCAAACCGGATTATGAATGACTTCTACGGTTACTCCGAGCGGGCTTGACGGAGACGATCTTATCAAACATCTTCAAATTGGTCTAGATACTAAGCACGAACTTCGACGTGAAGCTGACGAGAGTGGTTCTGTAGTTCTTGATCTATCTAGCGCAAACTGGTTTGCTCCGACGTTCCTAACTCCGGTCTCCGTTGTTTATAATCAGTTAGTAGCCGAGGGCTATGATATCACAGTGCGATACCCAGATAGTTATCAGGTAAAGCGATATCTGAAAATGATTGACTTCCCAGAGGGTACTCCGGATCCTCCAGATCGCTACAGGAATACACTACCTCTCTGTTCAATGAATACAAGCAGAGACGCGGATGCGGTTGATATTGTCTCAGAAAAGATGGGGCAGCTGCTCAAAGACCAGTTCCTCTCTGATTCGGATATTGACCAAGTGATGTGGCTGAAATACCCTTTCAGCGAGACGATCGACAATGTGGATACCCACTCTAAATGTGACTTTGGCGCTCTTCTCATTCAGAACTATCCTTCAAAGAATTTCTTTGATTTCTGTATCGCTGATGACGGAATCAGCATTCCAGGGAACTTCGAAGAACACAACATCACCTTCCCTTCAGATGACGAAGCGAATAGAATGGCAATGGAAGATGGGTACTCAACCCGGCAGACTGACGACGGTAGGCGAGGATTCGGTCTGAGAACGACTGTGGAGATGGTTTGTGACGGTCTGATGGGCGAGGTTCTAATATCTTCCCGAGACTCGACTCTATCCAGATACAGAAATAATAAAATCACACGAGAGATCAAAAGTCGCTCGTGGAGTGGGACAATATTCGCAGCAAGGCTCCATCCGCCTAGTGATGATTTCTCTTATATAGAGTATTTAATGCCAGATTAAAAACCCAAACTGATTTATGCCATCTCGTATGAATGTAGGTTGGGAAGGCCAATGAGCGACATATACAAGGTGGAACAGGAATCGATCCACCTCCGTCGGCAGGCCAAAGAGATGGTAGACAACGCGGCTGAAGAAGGCTATTCTACCATCGATCTGTCCGCTGTCGAGTTTGTCAGTCGCTCGGTTGCTGACGAACTTATCCACAGGTCCGAACAACATGATGTCGAACTTGCCGGCCTCGAAGGCGATGTCGACATGATGATCGAAGCCGTTTCGGGACAGCTGCGACAGACCGCTGATTGAGCGGAAACTGAGGTTCGTTGTTTTTCGAACTCCCTAGTCGCTACACTGAGGTCCCCACAAAATATATCTTGGTACGGCTACCAGTCAACCGTATGTCAGGAAAAGAAGTTGGTGGAATTATGGGCCTATTGGCTCTGTACTTCGTTTTCGACCTCTTCATCTGGAATGGCGGAATATTGAATCCGAGTATCCTATCTCGGATCGCGAATGTTGGGGTAATTACCCCGTTCTGAATCCCTGAAGGGGAAATGGCCCGATCAGTAGAGAGTCAGCAAATATCCACGACCTCAACAGGTCCTTCCATCACGATCTCCAGTTTCGGCTGTGCCGTCAGAGTTCCTTTCCAGTACTCCTGAATACCCTTCTGGCTATCCAGAAGGGACATATCGTGGAGTTCAAAATCTGATGGAACGACCTTATAAACTGGAACATTATCGTCACCAAATGTATCAATTACACCCCCACTTGGCCATGCGAAGTACGATTGTAGTCGAGAGTGCTTTTTAGGGAACCGCTCGCGACGAGTGCGTTCCGCGAGCCATTCGTTGATCCCGTTTTTGACGTGTAGATACTGGCACTCACTGCCTGAAACAGGAGTTGGTATCCGTTTGTAGGCATACTGTAGGTAGTATTCCCGATTGTGGTCAATCTCGTAGAATGGGTGGAAGTAACGAGACCCGTGCGCGGATAGACCCTCTTGAAAGTCCTCGCGCACTTGGCCCTCATACTGAGAATCAACAGTGTGGGTTTCATCCGCTCTGTAGATCGTCAGATCCCAGTTGATATCCAGCGTATCTCCTACCGATAAGTCTCCTCGACGGTCAACGTGGTAAAATGGCGGTTCCATATCGATAGCGTATGTGACTAGTTTTCCCCGACAGCTTCCTCAACGATCTCGATCTCCCCGTCAGTCAGCCCGTACAACTCATACACGATCTCGTCGATCAGTGCGTCCGTCTGTTCGATCTTCGCGTCGAGCTCCTCGGCGCGCTCCTTCGTCTCCAGGTAGTTCTCCAAGTCGTCGGCCACGTCGTCGACGTCGGGCAGTTCGATCGCCTTCAGCCGGTCGATCAGCGAGTTCGTCTTCGTCGCCGTCTCGCGGAAGTTCGCGAAGCCGCCCGCCTCGTCGACCGCGACCGGCACGAAGTGCTCGATCAGGTCCGCCTCGCGCTCGGTGAGGTCCGTGATCCGGAACGCCGGCAGGTACTCCGTCTCCGTGTAGCCCCATCGGTCAGTTTCGTGTGCGTCCTCGTCGTCAGGCTTGTAGCGAGCCGTGGCCTCGACGAGGACCGTGTTGGGTGACTCGCGATCGACGCGAGCGGTGCCGACTCGGAGGTTTGGATATGTTTCTGCGGTGTCTGAAAGAGGACTATTTGGTTTAGAAACGGGCTGAACAAGCCCCATACTTGTCACTGATTTGTTTCTCTGATCAGAGATGTAGTCTCTAAAGTTTGTATTTAGTCGGAATTTCCGAGAATGGAATTTTGAAAGCTGTCGTGCCAACCAGCCGATGTATTCTCTGAGTACGCTGTCCTCACTCGACTGGACTCGGTTGAGGAAATCAGGATCCCAGTTGAAAGAATGATCCTCAAGATGTTCCTGTAGATTAGATAGTTGACTCGCATTAGAATCACCTGAAATCTCAACAATTGGTAGGTCTTTCACGTGAGTTGTCCGCATCTCTAATCTTCCTCCCTGCTGTTCGTCCCCAAGGACAGAAACACGGAGCTTAGCGGATTCAAACAAGAGTTTAGAATTCAGAACAGCCAGTAAGAAGTAGTTCTCTTCAGGTATTACGTAGCACTTGTTATTTGGATAATACCCCTGATCATCAATCGCAAAACGAGGAGACATTGCTATTTCTGGGTAGATAATCTTTGACTCCTCGAACTCATGATAGTAGTCACAAGGTCTGAGTTCCCACCAAAATTCTCCCTGATCGTATCTCTCCCTCGCCTTCTCTTCAAATTCGGATAAGTGGTCTGCAACAGCAGGATACTCTCTAGAGAACCATTTCCATGCGTCTTCCTCAGCGGTGGTACCCGCTCTTTTACCGGTCCATCCAGACTTGATAACGAGTAGATATTGATCGCTGTACTCTACATTGTACTGACGAATATCATCGCCAATGACCAGCGGTTGTATGAGATCCTTTGATTTCTCATGTTGGGACACAAGTTGATCCCGAGTTTCTCTGTCAAGTATGAATGCCTCGTTGAGTCCCGTTTTTATTCCCCAGTGAATTTCGTCATTGATGTAGTCACCGAGCGCCGTACTCTGTTGTTCAATTTTGTCATGTATCTCGGCAATTCGCTGGGGGGCAAGCGACCAACCGGCCGTCTTTAATCCAGTATTTGACACCGTGTACTGGTGATCCTCCTCGTACGCTTTCAATGAGCTAAATGATAGTGTTCTGACCCGTGTAACTGTGACTGATTGTTCAGATACAGTCTGATTGTTTCCAATGAAAATTAGCGGGAACGTGGAGGCATCGTCGAACACCGGTAGTTCCCCGAAGTCGAGCAAACTCCGGATCTCGATGTTATTTCTCAGATATTCACGGATATTGCGGCCGTATTCCGCCCTCATGAATTTATTTGAGGTGATGTACCCTAAGTCACCAGATGTGGAAAGAATCTGAGTTGCTTTCTCGATGAAATAGACATACAGATCCGCAGAACTGCGATATGAGTCATATTCGACCTTCAAATACGGTTTGAGCTGGGTTATCTGTTCTTGGCGGACGTACGGCGGATTCCCTACGACCGCATCAAACCCCGCCACGCCCATTTTCTCGCCTTCCGCGTCGAAGAACACCTCAGGGAACTCCAGTTCCCAGTGGAAGAAGTCCTGCTCGGCGGCCGTCGCCTGTGCCGATTTGAACCACGGCTCCTCGCGGATCTCCGCCCAATCGTCCTCCGCTTCGATCGCTCCCGCCATCTGCTCGTAGGCGCCCTCCGGCACGTCACAGCCGAACTCCTCGGCGGTGTGGACGTTCGCCAACTCGAAGAGGCGCTTGTAGAGGGGATCGTCGCGGATCTCGTCGTACAGTTCCTCCATCGACTTGATTTCGTCGAGCGTCTCGTTGTCGTACGCGAGCAGGTCCGCCATCAGGTCCATCACGTGTTCGAGGGTGTCCTGCCGAACGCGCGCAAACGCCTGTGTGAGCGTGATCTGCCCGTCGTCGTCGCCCGGCCCATCGTCGCTCAGGACCTCCGTGATGTCGCTCCCGACGAGCGAGTTGCCCGGCTTCACGTGGTGATCGAGGAACGCGAGCGGCTGGTCCGCGGCGAGCGTCTCCAGCCACATTGAGAGCTTCGACAGCTCGACCGCCATCTCGTTGATGTCGACCCCGTAGATGACCTCCTTCGAGATCTGACGGCGGATGTGCTGCTCGTCTAAGAACCCCGCCTGCTCGTCGAGCGCCCGCACTTCGTCCATCACCTGCTTCGAGAGGTAGCCCGTCGCCTTCGTGAGGAAGTGCCCCGACCCCATCGCCGGGTCGAGGATGCTCAGTTCCTGAATCCGATTGAAGAACTCCGCGGCGTACTCCACCGTCTCGGGTTCGTACCCCTCCGCGCGGAGGTCCTCGTGAATCTCGTCGAGCAGCGGGTCCACCGTCTCCTCAACGATGTAGGTGACCACGTAGTCCGGCGTGTAGTACGCACCCGTCGCCTTCCGCTCGCCCTCGTCGTTGACGACGTACAGCCCGCCCTCGTCGACGACCTCGACCGCGTCCGAAACCGAAACCTCGTCGCCCGACTTCCACACTTGTCCGCCGTCCTCGGCGACCGCCGCGACGCCCTCCGGCCCCGCGATCCGGAACTCGTGTTCTAGGAGCCCCTCGTAGATCGACCCGAGGTGCCGCGTGTCGAGGTCGGCGTAGTCCGCCGGAACGTGCTCGCCTTTGTCGTTCTCCGTGGTCGACAGCCAGAAGATGACCTCCGCGATGTACGGGTCCTTCACGTCGTTCTCGGTCAGGAACGCGTGGTCATCGCGGCTGAACAGGCCGCCGTTGTACGGTGGGATGTCCAGGTCCTCCTCGCCCTCGTCGATCAGCTCGAACAGCTCCGAGAGCCGCCCCCAGATCGACGAGGAGTACTGACTGAACTCCTGCTCGAATGCAGCGCCTGACTCGACGTCGAGCCCGTCGACCTCGTCGAGTATCTCTTCGCGCTTCGCTTCAAGGCTGAAGTACTCCTGGTACTCCTCGCTGGCGGCCGGATCGTCGGGATCGATCAGTCCGCGCGATTCCGCGTAGAGCACGAACATCAGCCGATAGAGTAGCACCAACGACTGTTCTTTCAGTTCGTCGGCACTGAGCCCGTCCTCGTCGTTGGGATCGATTTCCAGATCGTTCGACTCGACGAACCCCTTCCCGAGCACTCGCAGCGCTCGGAACACGTTGTCTTGGAGGTCCTCACCGAGTTCCTGTGCGGCCGTTTCCGATTCGGACCACACGTCGTCGAGGAAGGAACTGCCGGCCGTCTCGACGAACGCACCGGGCCGGAAGAAGACGTAGAAGTACTTGAACGCCTCTACGTTCCCGCTCTCCAGAATCTCCGGGAGGTCGACCTCGTAGTAGGTCTGTGTCTCGTAGTCTTTCGTCCCGTAGAGCCGCCACTTCTTCCCGTCAGTGAGGATCCCCCAGTTCAGATCGCCGGGAGTCCGTTCGAGGTAGAACTTGACCTGGTGAGAGGCGTCGCGATACGACCGCTGTTCGGAGAAGAACTTCTCGAAGTCGGCGTCCCACTGCTTTGCTTCAAGGATCGACAGCGCCCGAGAGAAGTGTCCTTCCGTCCCGCTGTCGAGCGCCTGCCGGGCGCTCTCGCGGCGCACGTCCTTGCTCTCGAAGAGCAGCCTGTCGACGTAGCCGCCGCCGTCCGGAAGCGTCACCTCAGAACTCGTGCCGTACCCGAGAATGTCGAGGACTTCGGCGATCCACGTATCGATCAGTTCGTCCTCCTTGTAGGATGGAAGGAGCGCTCCCTCCTGGTTCCAGAGGTCACGAATCTGCTCGAAGGCTTCCTCGGCTTCGGCGTCACAGTCCCACGCGTCGAGATCGGCAACGCGCTCGTCGAGATAGTAGCCAGAGAAGAGGCTGGAGTTCCGATAGGGACCACTTCCGAGCGTCGCTTGGCTCATTGAATATCAAACCCACACGTCAGCGCGATTAAATAGATGACGGAGCGGTTACCAGATATGAGTTGTACGAGAACCTTCTGACTTCTCCCCGTCTTCAGTATATTTTAGAATGGGTTACGTAGAAAAATACGGATTGGCTAGACATCTCGGATCAGATCCGCAGTACTCTCTTCTACCGGTAGAGGTTCTCGCGGTGGCGGGCCTCATGGACGATGATCTCATTGGTGTCGACATCGATGTCCGCAAAGACACGGTACGAACCCCAGTTGAACTTGCCACCAGCCTGCCCCGCCCACGCACTGTACCCCCAATCGTACGGCGTCCGCCACTCGTCGTTCGCGACACGCTCCAGTTTCTTCTCAACCTTCGACGCGGCCTCAGTATCGAGCGTCTCAAAGGCCTCCTCAACTCCGCCTGCGAAAGAGATCGTGTAAGCCATTTTAGGTCTCCCCAGAGCCGTGTAGCGGCTCTGGAGTGACTTCCTCAGTTTGACGACGAGGTTGGCTTTCTTTGTGCTATCACATACGCTAATTGATTATATAAATATTTCGTAAGGTGGGATTTGACGATTGGTAGTCGGATCCCATCCATCGATTTCGGCATCTGTGCCTTCCTCCATCCCGCGGGGGGGGTGGGGGGCTGGCGTACGCGCGAGCGCGTAATCTCCCGCCAGCGCGGTTCGCCAAGATTTTTTGCTCCGATCGAAATCGGAACTTCGAACTCGTCGAGACTCCGAGACGGGCTCCAGTCAGACCCGATCGATGTGGTCGTAGACCCGTTCAGTCGTCTGAATGCTCGCGTGCCTCAGCCGGTTCCGAACGTCGTAGAACGTGTTCCCCTCCTCGACGTTCAGCATCCGATACGCGACGCTGTGCCGGAGCGTGTGCGGCGTCACATCTTCCGGCTCGCCTCGGCCGGTGAGCGTCATCGGTCGCACATCGGCGGCGACGGCGGCCGCTCGAACCACGTTTCGCACCGACTCGGTCGACATCCGCTCGGTCTGTCTCGACGGCCACAGCGCCGGCGACTCCTTCCATCGCCCGCCGAGGTACATCCGGAGCGTCCGGACGGTCTCGTCGGCGAGCCCGATCTCGGTGTAGCTCGGGGAGCGATCCGTCGGGTAGTCCTTCTGGAGTCCGGCTGGCAGCGCTATCACGCCGTCGTCGAGGTCGACGTGATCCTCGACGTCGAGCGCGACCGCTTCGCTCACTCGAATGCCCGTGTCGTACAGCGTCGCGATCAGCGCGTCGTTGCGCGCGGCTAGGTACGTCGCGCTCGCCTCCACGGTCGCGCTCCGCATCTGGTCGACCTGCTCCGGCTTCAGCCAGACGGTCGCTTTCTCCTCAGTTTGGGTTTTCATTATTCGGTGTGTTTCGCAGGGTGTCTTTTATAAGCGGTACAGCGAGGAAGCGCGGTGAGTTTTGGATTCTATAACAAGAATCCAAAACTCGTCTGAGGCTTTCACACACCTCCGTCGGTGAACGCCGATAGCGGTCTCTCGCCGTCGTCGAGAAGCCGTTCAGGGTCATCAACGTCGACACCGACTCGGCGCTGTGCCATCGCGACGTACTCCGGGTTCAGGTCGATCCCGATGAACTGGCGCCCGAGGCGCTTCGCTACCAGGGCTGTCGTTCCGGCGCCTGCGAACGGGTCCAACACGATCCCCGATTCAGTCTCGCTTGTCTCACAGTCGCAGGCCTGACTCCAGCCATCAGTCTCTCGGCCGGTCATTGTGATCTCGCGGAAGTACCCGCCGAGTACGTCTTTCGCCTCGCGAGCCAGTTGTTCTGTCTCGTCAGTGTTGCGTCCGGCGCCGGACTGCTCTTTTCCTGCCGCAGCGTCTGAGAACCCGGTCGCACGGGCCGCCTTCAGGTGCTCTTCGGAGAGGTCAGAGTTGTCGAACCGTTCGAGCGCCTTCCGTAACTGCGGCCGCTCGATTGTCGAGCGATCGCGTTTCCAGACCGGTACGTCGCGCGTGGTCCGCTCGTAGGGTGTGCTACACTCCGCGCACACCCGTTCCGGGCACGACGACTTGATCGGCGTCTCGCAGAGTTCCGGCGGGTATACAGCGAAGTGTGCCTCCGGGAACGGCTTGGTCGTGATCTCCAGCACGTCTCCGGGGTTCTTCCCATTCGGGTGGCAGGCGTCCTTGGGATCCATTCGAGCATGTTCCTCAGCGTTCTCACGAGGGCACGCAGCCATCTGGAGCCCGCCAGTGTAGTTTCCGGACTCCTTTGCTCGCTCGATTCGGTCGAACGACGCGTCTGCGTGCGGCTCGCGGACAGCGTCGAGGTCGAACCAGTAATTCGGCGCCGGCGTCAGGTGAAACAGGAACTCCTTGTGTTCGTTGAGCCGGTCTTTCACCGGATTCGGCATCGCCGCTGGCTTCGACCAGACCGCATCAGAGCGAACGATCCAGCCCGCGTCTTGGAGCGCGATAGCGACCCGGTGCGGGATCAGCATCTTCGACTTCCGACGGAAGCGGGTCGCCTGCTTGGGGAGTTGGTCCGAGTCGGGGCGATAGCTCTCCTTCGGCTCGCCGTCGTCGTCGGTCCACTGACCTCGGCCGCTCCCCGCGAAAGAGTCGCCGAGGTTCAACCACCAGTTTCCGTCGTCCCGAAGCACTCGCCGGAGCTCGAGGGCGACGCCCTCCAGTTCGGAGATGTACTTGTCGACCGTCTCCTCTAAGCCGATCTGGCCGTCTACTTCGTAGTCGCGTAGGCCAAAGTACGGCGGGGAAGTCATTACACAGTGGACCGACGACTCCGGCATCTCGCGGAGCGTCTCGACCGCGTCGCCCTGGTGGATGTCGTTGATCCAGCGGTCGATCGCGTCACCGGATCGATCAGTCACGCTGAACCACCCGCCCACTTGTTAAGCGTATGCTGGTTCTCGGGTTCAGGAACCGCGAATTCCATCTTCTCATCAGTATCGATCTGATGGACATCAGCGAGGTGCCAGCCGAAGGCGTTCCCTGACGGGAA
This genomic window from Halorubrum sp. PV6 contains:
- a CDS encoding MarR family transcriptional regulator, which translates into the protein MRYSGDWMTLVDDRILEYLHENETGSPKKMKDEGPIRYSDAYIGRRCKRLAEEGLVRHLGNAVYTITDDGEAYLDGRLDTEDWRYIEDDADDVSVDSTTDREPGNSPANGGPM
- a CDS encoding repressor phrH2 encodes the protein MEQVDERILERLAERDRDAWELAIDLDGAVSAGRVRERLHVLADVEFVEPYERQITEDRSEKYWSISTWGTLYLAGEVDPNLDIPTPSPRPSYATRPGEWAGF
- a CDS encoding Eco57I restriction-modification methylase domain-containing protein; its protein translation is MSQATLGSGPYRNSSLFSGYYLDERVADLDAWDCDAEAEEAFEQIRDLWNQEGALLPSYKEDELIDTWIAEVLDILGYGTSSEVTLPDGGGYVDRLLFESKDVRRESARQALDSGTEGHFSRALSILEAKQWDADFEKFFSEQRSYRDASHQVKFYLERTPGDLNWGILTDGKKWRLYGTKDYETQTYYEVDLPEILESGNVEAFKYFYVFFRPGAFVETAGSSFLDDVWSESETAAQELGEDLQDNVFRALRVLGKGFVESNDLEIDPNDEDGLSADELKEQSLVLLYRLMFVLYAESRGLIDPDDPAASEEYQEYFSLEAKREEILDEVDGLDVESGAAFEQEFSQYSSSIWGRLSELFELIDEGEEDLDIPPYNGGLFSRDDHAFLTENDVKDPYIAEVIFWLSTTENDKGEHVPADYADLDTRHLGSIYEGLLEHEFRIAGPEGVAAVAEDGGQVWKSGDEVSVSDAVEVVDEGGLYVVNDEGERKATGAYYTPDYVVTYIVEETVDPLLDEIHEDLRAEGYEPETVEYAAEFFNRIQELSILDPAMGSGHFLTKATGYLSKQVMDEVRALDEQAGFLDEQHIRRQISKEVIYGVDINEMAVELSKLSMWLETLAADQPLAFLDHHVKPGNSLVGSDITEVLSDDGPGDDDGQITLTQAFARVRQDTLEHVMDLMADLLAYDNETLDEIKSMEELYDEIRDDPLYKRLFELANVHTAEEFGCDVPEGAYEQMAGAIEAEDDWAEIREEPWFKSAQATAAEQDFFHWELEFPEVFFDAEGEKMGVAGFDAVVGNPPYVRQEQITQLKPYLKVEYDSYRSSADLYVYFIEKATQILSTSGDLGYITSNKFMRAEYGRNIREYLRNNIEIRSLLDFGELPVFDDASTFPLIFIGNNQTVSEQSVTVTRVRTLSFSSLKAYEEDHQYTVSNTGLKTAGWSLAPQRIAEIHDKIEQQSTALGDYINDEIHWGIKTGLNEAFILDRETRDQLVSQHEKSKDLIQPLVIGDDIRQYNVEYSDQYLLVIKSGWTGKRAGTTAEEDAWKWFSREYPAVADHLSEFEEKARERYDQGEFWWELRPCDYYHEFEESKIIYPEIAMSPRFAIDDQGYYPNNKCYVIPEENYFLLAVLNSKLLFESAKLRVSVLGDEQQGGRLEMRTTHVKDLPIVEISGDSNASQLSNLQEHLEDHSFNWDPDFLNRVQSSEDSVLREYIGWLARQLSKFHSRKFRLNTNFRDYISDQRNKSVTSMGLVQPVSKPNSPLSDTAETYPNLRVGTARVDRESPNTVLVEATARYKPDDEDAHETDRWGYTETEYLPAFRITDLTEREADLIEHFVPVAVDEAGGFANFRETATKTNSLIDRLKAIELPDVDDVADDLENYLETKERAEELDAKIEQTDALIDEIVYELYGLTDGEIEIVEEAVGEN
- a CDS encoding type II toxin-antitoxin system RelE/ParE family toxin; the protein is MAYTISFAGGVEEAFETLDTEAASKVEKKLERVANDEWRTPYDWGYSAWAGQAGGKFNWGSYRVFADIDVDTNEIIVHEARHRENLYR
- a CDS encoding tyrosine-type recombinase/integrase, which produces MKTQTEEKATVWLKPEQVDQMRSATVEASATYLAARNDALIATLYDTGIRVSEAVALDVEDHVDLDDGVIALPAGLQKDYPTDRSPSYTEIGLADETVRTLRMYLGGRWKESPALWPSRQTERMSTESVRNVVRAAAVAADVRPMTLTGRGEPEDVTPHTLRHSVAYRMLNVEEGNTFYDVRNRLRHASIQTTERVYDHIDRV
- a CDS encoding site-specific DNA-methyltransferase produces the protein MTDRSGDAIDRWINDIHQGDAVETLREMPESSVHCVMTSPPYFGLRDYEVDGQIGLEETVDKYISELEGVALELRRVLRDDGNWWLNLGDSFAGSGRGQWTDDDGEPKESYRPDSDQLPKQATRFRRKSKMLIPHRVAIALQDAGWIVRSDAVWSKPAAMPNPVKDRLNEHKEFLFHLTPAPNYWFDLDAVREPHADASFDRIERAKESGNYTGGLQMAACPRENAEEHARMDPKDACHPNGKNPGDVLEITTKPFPEAHFAVYPPELCETPIKSSCPERVCAECSTPYERTTRDVPVWKRDRSTIERPQLRKALERFDNSDLSEEHLKAARATGFSDAAAGKEQSGAGRNTDETEQLAREAKDVLGGYFREITMTGRETDGWSQACDCETSETESGIVLDPFAGAGTTALVAKRLGRQFIGIDLNPEYVAMAQRRVGVDVDDPERLLDDGERPLSAFTDGGV